The Juglans regia cultivar Chandler chromosome 6, Walnut 2.0, whole genome shotgun sequence genome contains the following window.
atgaaatgaaaacttgagaaaaatcaacctcggtcgtttatttgcatcactcatgaaaCCTGtactaaaaagagaaaatattttctgacatgcatggtgtagacatgagcaatatttgacatatttctgaaatatgcaaaagagcgaatatgatatcattgagatttttatgcatgtgatttggatctgtttttgatcaaatggaaacgatatgaatatgtttcgcacgtgttttgatatgatatggatatgttaaaactttggcatacttatctgttctgaatatggttctgatatgatgatactggttcacgtgatatggttggtaccaccatgatatgatagagtgcacccactttggaaacaaagtggtctttttacatGTTCTTTCCTGTctgcacactcggggcttcgagattgaaaaaggagaagttcaccacatgatactgcctggtttggccaccggggataacacaaccctaccacgggggttaaacatggtatatgatatgatatgataagatgaagatgttcagttatgttatgccaaagcgtttttgaatatgaaatggatcctcaaatatgaattgttgacttgagtatgaaatgtttgaaaaatcgctctgattttctgataacacgttttctgagatctacatataaaaataaaatattttgtttttgcatattgaactttctgaaaatgctcatgtttacatgctagtatatgttctctgcttactgagttgttgataactcaccccttatctccacaatattttttagatgatttgaatgtttcagctgaggatcaaggatatggagcatgggtgagaagagttaagaatgatggtttaagcatagaaggtttatatgggtattgaggattttcattcaataAGCTTgctgtgctctgatgatgtgatttgttgggagattgatgtttatattaaattttgtattgtcttagaatagttattctggagtaattgatgtaaatatatgagtattttgtgcgatagagaaaaaaattagaatatgtactatgtggaaggaaaatgatttttaagtgatatgagttaactctccggatcctcggggacggggcgttacagggTCAGAGTGTGTGCACGACAAACCAAAACAGAGTGGGTGTGTGCGTGAAaaacaaccaaagaaaaaaaaatataatgaaagaaTGTCAGTGTGTGTGCAATTACAGAGGATAGAACAAAAATTTAGAAGTGAGATCAGTGAATGGGAGGGATGattaccaaaaagaaaaacttcagAGAGGGAACTCGACAACGGCACAAGATTTCGAGACCCACGAAGTTGCTGCATCGTGCCAAAAACCCAAAGAAAACTCATGAAAACGCCTGTGAAGCAAAGGGAAAACAGAGcgagagggaaaaagaaagagatggcTCACCTTTTTGGAAACAGCCAGCGGCGACGAGGCTTTGAGGACCCGCAGAGAGGAGGCAGCGCCAACCAGGGATTAGACCAAGAAAATCTGTGTAAAGGAAGCGTTGAGTAGTTCAAAAGTGGTGAAGAAAAATTTCCGTGAGAGAAACTGAAATTAACCTTAGAAAACGTGGGAAGAGGCACACGAAATGGAGAAGTTTTCAAGAAAACAGAGCAGCTAGGAAGGAAAGAAACCATcgggggaaaaagaaaacaaggatGGAAGAAGGAGACTCACCAAAACGACGCCATTGGAGTCTCCCTTCAAGTGTTGACAAGTCGTGGGCTGGGCTTCGTGAAAATGAGTTGGGCTTCAACGGAAACTGGGCTTAGAGCCCGAGTGCTACAGATCCTATGCTCATCTCTAATTGACTTGTCAAGATAAGCATTTTGGAGTTCTCACTGATCTGCaaaattgtaacacccggacccaaaattggtatggttggactttagattttatttatttatttatttattggagcttgatatatatattttttttctttactcccgTAGTGTTCCTCTCAcccactccatgcacactcACGGCACGTCCGCGCGCACGTccctctctcggctctctagggttttcttttcttgtttctccacttatatatttatatttgtacgtATTCGAAGGATGCTTCCGCTGCTGCCCTCCTACGCGAAACCTCAACccagtatatattttttttcttctcctcttggCAAACAGCGCTCGCCCTCTAGCTAGTTCACCACCCTGCATTGCCCAACCTTTGTTTCACGCACACGGAACGACAACCACACAAAGACCACCACTCAAGCCGggcgccaccaccctctccgtgtaaacACCATCTCGGTTGTACCTCCGAAAAATAGAGCACCAGCCCAGGCAGCGAGTCGCCACTCCCCGGACCCAGTCCACGCAGAACCTCAGCCACGAAGCCACCCCCCAACGCCTCCATTACCAGCCCGAAAATAGCCACGAAGCCACCTCCTAACGCCTCCATTACCAGCccgaaaatcctctgttttaacTATCCAAAATAGAGCAACCTACAGCCGCTGCAATCACCCCCCACCGAGAGCTTCATCGCGCTGTGCCTCCACAGAAACTACCGGCGAGGACTTTCCCCCACCCCAGTCCTCCGCACGCTGCCTCAGTCTTCCCACGGTAAGCTCGCGCCACTTCTGGTTGAGGGTCCTTTCCTTTCGgtctctctcgttctctcaccgtctctctctctctctctctctctcggtttcagctctctctccctctcttcccgtGAGACGCCGTCGAGGAAAGTCATCACCACCTCTGTCCAGCGTCTGTCGCACTCCCACGGTGCTGCTGCCTCGAGTTTCTTTCTCGTGAGTATGTCCCTACCGTCACTCGCATTTTTGCCTCTTCTGATTTTAGTTTTTGCTGTTATAACAGTTACTTAAAAAGGAAGTTGTGGTTGTCTCGAGTAACTGGTAGGAGAAGAATATTTTTACCGTTTCGCCCGTTTGTTTAAAACATCAACTAAGTTGGTGTTTTTTTTACTGAAATGTGTTTCGGATGAAGGGCATttacctatttatttatttttgttgttaggttaaaatgagttttgggtttaagtctcataaagcattatttttgtgtagaaaatattttaacaatattgttaacaaaaactctaatttttttgaggagttttgcatggcgtattttataagacttttaaagtagtctaaatattttattaatttataatatattgttggtactttagatatttttgaagattactttttattgaattccgcaaatgcctaaatatttgctcgattaaatctcttattcggTACGGATTCGACtaagtggatattggtgattttagataatggtggtattataggaattattagaattctaggttttgaggatttaaataggttcttaggtttaaatatgaaatacgtgattgattgaaaatttacgggaattacttgattatttgatagatgacgattgttaattatcgacattttgaggaaatttctgaaaagctaagaagtccaggtaagcggggttcctatgctagaatttgcattaaataaaatgaactgaggtcctttttggaaaatgtgcatgttctactatgaaaagaaatttaaaaacaacctcagatatttgttctgcattactcatgagattctgtttaagaagaacgtattttctgtcatgactggtgtaaacatgagcttatttttgatattttgtttctgaactttgaaaatgagagcgaatatgaaatttgtgcataaattatgttgtgatatgattttgttctgttccgaagatttttgttcagtacactgtttggaagagacgtgatttctgaaaaccttttgcatgactctctgattctgaatttgattctgtttctgttctgttcagttacggtcctgccacgggtgataatagtggcatacggcccaaccatgggttataatagtggatacggcccaaccatgggtaataatagtggaaacggccctgccacgggttatagtagtggtctctgttttgagtgcataccttggtgacaaagtgttttatgttctacttggctatccgcagatgcacaatcctaccacggggattatacatggcctctgttctgatatgatgttctgatgatgatgatgatcttttatgttatgccaaagaatattttgaatgaaattatttctaaatcttcgctctgatattttgataacatgttctgcttccgcactctaaaaatgaaaatgttttgttctgcattcagatttctataaatgctcatgtttatacactggtatatgttttctgcttactgagttgttgataactcacctccccttatctccataatatttcagatgacattgatggttcagctgatgatcagtattagagtttatggagaagattagcagtgaatggttgttgggtatttcgtggtattaatgttgatgttggaagttatttatatttcttaagtttgcttcaatggatttagacggtttatagagacttatgttaatgtttcattatttctagtttgttatttgagacatgaagaagagttggttttatttgagttgctggattgaaaattggatagatgagtttatatggtttatttaattgaagtatttacgtttgatttgaggtttgggaaaatatatatatccttgaatttggaaatactctagccttgttagagttgattatcaggttatatgagttaactctccggactctcggggacggggcgttacaaaaatatatactcacCACCGGTTACATTATCAAAAATCTCTTCCTTATTAGGTGTCTAAACACTAAGGGCTAGTTTGGGTAGTAGATCAGTATTATCAGAATACTCCACTACTATCAGTATAcgtattcattattttattattattttttatctactttttactactattcaatattatatcattagttcactatttttttcattattatttacaaaatgtCTGAGATCATCTAAAtatccaaatgcagcctaaaGCATTTGTTATTGTATCATATGAagtcaatgattttttttttacatgaaatcATAGATTGCTGTACAGTACTACTTATATGGCCAAGAACATGAGTTTTGTGAATTAATTCATGATTTAGATATTTTCATACAGCTTGTTCcctaattatcattttttttaaacagattattattttgatatatttgatAGAATCGATTGCTTATAAGTTATAGTCggagattatatatttaaactttaacTCGATCATGAATCTAATTAAGCccaattattttgtttaataggTTTTGTTTGACTTTTTGGCTCTATATATACCTGCAGCTTGGCTCTcatgatttttcaaatatttttactcTATTGCCAACTTTGTTTGCTGATTGTTTTTACTCCCTACGGTTTTCTTATAtatcagttattattcattcctacactttatatttatatctagtaattttattttataagatgtgagataataaatactgactgatgagaagaattattcatATTGGTAATTGTTAGACAAATTAGTTTGAGAAGGTCAtgcatgataatatatatatatgagcaatgctacgtacagtctcCAAATGAGGACTGTATTGTAAGTTTAGTTAAtgttatctttaatttttttttaaattaaaataacattcttatcaaaattatacttttttctatttaataaaaGGCTTGCACATACAGTACAATGAGAGctgcaaatagaatttatatatatatatatatgtatatatatacacattaaagtctattttttgaaaaaaaaaaaaaaattaaagaaaacagaaCAGCGCACAACGTCCaatcttattaaataaaagtCATATTCTGGaacataaaaattcaaaaattactCCATACACTGATCAGAATTACCATGAAATTACTAAAACCTTGGCTTGATCAAGACTCAGACTTGCATCCCCATGATTGACGACAACTTTCTCTTAAGTACTTCTGCTCTTCCTCCTCCATTGTATCACAAAGTGCCCTACCCCTTGTCTCCGGCAAACACACTGCAAACATCCCACAACATCCTATGACAATCCCAAACACCCCATACGATGTAAATCCATCTTCTCTCCCCACAGCCACCAGCATCGGACACAACACCCCTCCAAGCACCAGTGCTTGCCTCACCAACGACATAGCTGAGTTCCTCACGCATGTCGGAAACATCTCTATTGTGAATATGAGCAATATGTTAAACGCAGTGCAGGCGCTCAAAAATGATACCAACTCAAGCGCAATCTGCAATCTTGTCCATACCTTTCCTTTCAGAACGCACAAGATGCTACAAACCCCACTAATGGTGGTGAAAACTAGGACTGAACTTTTTCGGTTCAACTTTCCGATGAGAAAGAAAGTGAACAATGAAGATGGCAGCTCGGAAAGGGCATTGAATGTGACGCTCAGATAGAGGTTGAATTCCAAGTTTCCGAGACCTAATGGCATGCCATAGTAGACCAATCCAACGCCAAATCCTATCACCATAACGGCAGATAGCCTTCGAAAAGCCCATCTTTTCTGCAGCAAGATCTTGAAAGCTGAGTAAAGATTAGGGTTGCCCGTTTCTTTTGGATCCAAAGACACTGATCTGGAAAAATCCCAGGTTGAGCTGGTACTAGGGTTAAAAGAAGTAATACTTTTTAATGTGGCCATTGCTTCTTCTTCACGTCCACGCACAAGTAGCCATCTGGGAGACTCACGAACAAAGAAGTGGACTAAAATGGCATAGAAGAGTGCTGGGATAGAAGTCCATAGATAAAGAGATCTCCATGAAGAACCTCTGTTCATATAAGCCATAGCTGGGAGTGATAAAACCCCTAAAGTGAAGCAAAAGAATCCTATGACCCCAACCTGGCCACGCCACTTCTTCCCCACAAGCTCAGTTGTCAACACAAGTGCGCAAGTTCCGATTGTTGAACGGAAAAAACCGCAAAGGAATCTTAAAGCAGAGTAAATCCATATGTTAGCTGAGAAAACAGTTAGCATTGAAGATAGAGACATCATGAGGCATGAGAGAAA
Protein-coding sequences here:
- the LOC108993911 gene encoding organic cation/carnitine transporter 3-like; translated protein: MADSTPLISQVDSAESDINALIPRLEKHLPSLDSNIERCIGDFGWSQFIQSVFVSMAWIFDAQQTFISIFTDAHPTWHCTTHLGDESCNSVSNICHLPKNSWSWDWPLHTSIISDWSLECTSSILTGLPASSFFMGCLVGGFVLASLADSSLGRKNMLFLSCLMMSLSSMLTVFSANIWIYSALRFLCGFFRSTIGTCALVLTTELVGKKWRGQVGVIGFFCFTLGVLSLPAMAYMNRGSSWRSLYLWTSIPALFYAILVHFFVRESPRWLLVRGREEEAMATLKSITSFNPSTSSTWDFSRSVSLDPKETGNPNLYSAFKILLQKRWAFRRLSAVMVIGFGVGLVYYGMPLGLGNLEFNLYLSVTFNALSELPSSLFTFFLIGKLNRKSSVLVFTTISGVCSILCVLKGKVWTRLQIALELVSFLSACTAFNILLIFTIEMFPTCVRNSAMSLVRQALVLGGVLCPMLVAVGREDGFTSYGVFGIVIGCCGMFAVCLPETRGRALCDTMEEEEQKYLRESCRQSWGCKSES